The sequence CTTTTGGTCGCGTGTCATTTGAACCTCAAAAGCTTTACGATAATCTTGTAACTTTTGCGCGTGCTCTTGCATCGTCTAAGCCTGCTTCATCTAAGGGTAAGTTCATCAGAAAGATGACTATATCATCAACCATGGGTGTTGGTATCCCAGTTAACCAAGACGAACTCTCTTGATTGAAAAGGTATATACATGAATCGCCAAGATAAACAGTTAGCAATTAAATCAATAAAAGATGACTTTAAAAATAGCCAAGCTTCGTTTCTTATTGGTGTACAGGGATTGACTGTTGAAGCTGTTCAAGGTCTTCGTAAAGGTCTTCATAGCAAAGGTGCGCAACTTAAAGTGTCTAAAAATACACTTCTTAAACTTGCCATCAGTGAAATGGAAGGTCTGACCAGTTTAGCTCCTCATTTTAAAGATCAAATAGCTATTGTATTTGCACGTGACGAAAGTCCTGCTATTGCACAGCTTATTTATACCGCAGCAAAAGCTAATACAAAATTAACTATTGTTGCTGGATCTTTAAATGACAAAGTCATAGACAAGTCACAGATTGAGTTTCTTGCAACTCTACCAAGTAGAGAAGTATTACTTGCTCAAGTGTGCGGTACCTTAAAGGCTCCAATTTCAGGTTATGTAAGCATATTAAATCAGCTTATTTTAAGACTTTTATGGGTGCTTACAAAAGCAGCCGAAAAACAACAGTAATTTATAAGTAAAAATAATTTAAAGCGTAATAGCGCATGGAGAATGCAATGGCATCCAGAGAACAATTAATAAATGACATTGGTAATATGACCGTTCTTGAGCTTGCAGAACTTGTAAAAGCTCTTGAAGAAAAGTTTGGTGTTTCAGCTGCTATGCCTATGGCTGCTGCAGCTGCTCCATCAGCAGGTGCTGATGCAGGCGCTAAAAAAGATGAAGAAAAGTCTGAGTATAAAGTAGAATTAATCGCTGATGAAAACTCTGATAAAATCAAAATTATCAAAGCGCTTCGTCAAGTAACTACTTTAGGTCTTACTGAAGCTAAAAAAGCAGTTGAAGATTCTATTGGATCTTCAACAGTGCTTGCAGAAGCAGCATCTAAAGATGATGCTAAAAAAATGAAAGAAACACTTGAAGCCGCTGGTGCTAAAGTAAAGCTTTCCTAAGATTTTTTATTGTGCCCAACCTGTGTTTTTACGCAGGTTGGGATTTCCGCTAGTAATTTTCTTAAAGCAAAATATAAAGAGTTTAAATACATCACTATTCTTTTTGTTATACAAGGAGCAGCTTAATGTCTAGCCTCCGCACGGGCAAGGAACTTATCCGTAGATCTTTTGGTAAGATCAAGGATATCGTTCCCGTTCCTAATTTAATAGAAATTCAATCACGGTCTTTTAACGAGTTCGCTCAATTAGACTTTTTGCCTACAGAGCGTCAGTTAATTGGGTTAGAAAAAGTATTTAAGGATATCTTTCCTATAGAATATAATGATAAGATGTCACTTGAGTATGTAAGCTATGAGTTGGGTAATTGGGCGTGTACTTGTGGTAAATTAACAGGTATTACCAATCGCTATACATGGAGCTGCTCTTCGTGTAAAAAGTCTGATTGTTCACGCTTAAATCATGATTTAGAGTGTTCATTTTGTCATAAATCTACCGCACGTTATAAAACGTGTTCTAACTGCTTAGCACGAGTAACCGTTCAGGTTGCTATGAGCGTTGACGAGTCACGTTCAAGTGGTCAGACTTTTGGCATGCCTCTTAAAGTAAAAATGCAGCTTATCACTTGGGATGCTGATGAAGAAAATAATAAAGTCTTGCGCGATATAAAAGAGCAAGATATTTTCTTTGCAGATGTTCCTGTTATGGCTGACCTATACGAAGATAATGGCCAGTTTAAATTAGGTAATTTAGGAACTTTTTTAATTAACGGTGTAGATCGTGTAATTGTAAGTCAGTTACATAGATCTCCTGGTGTAGTTTTTTCTCAAAGTAAGAAAATTAAAGATGTGCGTGGTAAACCGTACTATTTAGCACGTATTATACCAATGCGTGGATCATGGATCGATTTTGAGTTTGATAGCAGTGACTACCTGAACGTACGAATCGATAAAAAGAAAAAGATGCTTGTTACAACGTTTTTACAAGCATTAGGGGTACCAAGGGAACAAATTATACCATTCTTCTATCGTTTTGATAGTATCTGTGTCTCAAAAGGTGAATTTTATCAAAAACTTGATGAATCTCTTTTGGGTACTCGTATTGAGAAAGGTATGCTGCCGTCACTTAAAGATGAAGATGCTCTTGTTGGTAAACGTATTACTAAAGAATTACTTACACGTCTTCAAAAAATGGATGTCGATAGACTTATTTTGCGTAAAAGCACTTTGCTCAACAGAGTATTTGGAAGCGATGTCATAAATAACGATACTGGCGAAGTAATTATTGAACAAGGTGTTACCCTTAACGAAGATAGTTTTGAGTTGCTTAAGAAATTTAATTTCTTACAATTTAACTTAATTGCGTCTTCCGGGTATGTGTTTCAACCTACTATACCTTTAACATTAAGCCAAGACAAGTGTTATTCTGAAGAAGATGCATTACGTGAAGTACACGCCAAGCTGTGGCCTGGTGATACGTCATCATTACGTGAAATTAAACAGCGTTTAGAAGATTTGTTTTTTAATAGCCGTTTATATGATCTAACTAAAGTTGGTCGTATACGTATGAATCGTAAGTTAGATCTTCAGTTAAATGAAAGTATAACAACGTTAACGCTTGAAGATATACTTGCTACTATTAAATATCTAGTGAATTTGCGTGAGCGTGGTGAAGGTGAACTTGATGATATTGATCATTTAGGAAACCGTCGTGTACGCCTTGTAGGTGAACTGCTTAATAACCAAGTATATGTGGGACTTTTAAGAATAGAGCGCATAGTACGAGAGCGTTTTAGAATTCAAGAAACGCATGGTGCTTTAATGCCTCAAG is a genomic window of Candidatus Dependentiae bacterium containing:
- a CDS encoding 50S ribosomal protein L10, yielding MNRQDKQLAIKSIKDDFKNSQASFLIGVQGLTVEAVQGLRKGLHSKGAQLKVSKNTLLKLAISEMEGLTSLAPHFKDQIAIVFARDESPAIAQLIYTAAKANTKLTIVAGSLNDKVIDKSQIEFLATLPSREVLLAQVCGTLKAPISGYVSILNQLILRLLWVLTKAAEKQQ
- the rplL gene encoding 50S ribosomal protein L7/L12 produces the protein MASREQLINDIGNMTVLELAELVKALEEKFGVSAAMPMAAAAAPSAGADAGAKKDEEKSEYKVELIADENSDKIKIIKALRQVTTLGLTEAKKAVEDSIGSSTVLAEAASKDDAKKMKETLEAAGAKVKLS